One stretch of Eretmochelys imbricata isolate rEreImb1 chromosome 1, rEreImb1.hap1, whole genome shotgun sequence DNA includes these proteins:
- the MGAT4C gene encoding alpha-1,3-mannosyl-glycoprotein 4-beta-N-acetylglucosaminyltransferase C: MKLTLKYLDKMRCLRKRSAVSFLGVLVICLLFMNLYIEDGYVLEGDKQLIRETATHQLNSERYVHTFKDLSNFSGSINVSYRYLAGTPLPRKKYLTIGLSSVKRKKGNYLLETIKSIFEQSSYEELKEITVVVHLADFDSSWCEGMVQDISQKFAHHIIAGRLMVIHAPEEYYPVLDGLKRNYNDPEDRVKFRSKQNVDYAFLLNFCANLSEYYVMLEDDVRCSKNFLTAVKKVITSREGSYWVTLEFSKLGYIGKLYHSHDLPRLAHFLLMFYQEMPCDWLLIHFRGLLAQKDVIRFKPSLFQHMGYYSSYKGAENKLKDDDFEEDSFDIPDNPPANLHTNINVFENYEASKAYSSIDEYFWGKAPSTGDLYVIVFEKPIKINKIKVITGTEDRQNDILHHGALEVGEKIVGSKKGRQCTTYLRLGEFKNGNFEMTDVEHKVLFDINCMRILVTKSQKEWLIIRSISIWTSQPPNQ; the protein is encoded by the exons GAAGGGGACAAGCAATTAATCAGAGAAACAGCCACACACCAGCTTAATTCAGAGCGCTATGTTCACACTTTTAAAGACTTGTCAAATTTCTCAGGATCTATAAATGTTTCCTATCGCTATCTAGCTGGCACACCTTTGCCAAGGAAAA AGTATCTTACTATTGGACTATCCTCAGTCAAACGGAAAAAGGGGAATTATTTGCTTGAGACGATCAAGTCCATATTTGAGCAGTCAAGTTATGAGGAACTGAAAGAAATTACGGTGGTGGTTCACCTAGCAGATTTCGACTCATCCTGGTGTGAAGGGATGGTCCAGGATATTTCACAGAAATTTGCTCATCACATCATTGCTGGCAGGTTAATGGTTATCCATGCCCCTGAGGAGTACTATCCAGTACTGGATGGCCTTAAGAGAAATTACAATGACCCAGAAGACCGTGTGAAGTTCCGATCCAAACAAAATGTAGATTATGCTTTCCTGCTTAACTTTTGTGCTAATCTTTCTGAGTATTATGTCATGCTAGAAGATGATGTTCGATGCTCTAAAAACTTCTTAACTGCTGTTAAGAAAGTAATTACCTCGCGAGAAGGTTCCTATTGGGTGACTCTGGAGTTTTCCAAACTGGGCTATATTGGAAAGCTATACCACTCCCATGACCTCCCACGCCTGGCTCATTTTTTGCTGATGTTTTACCAGGAAATGCCTTGTGATTGGCTGCTAATCCATTTCCGTGGATTGTTAGCTCAAAAGGACGTCATCCGCTTTAAGCCATCTCTGTTCCAGCACATGGGATATTATTCATCCTACAAAGGAGCTGAGAACAAGCTAAAGGATGACGACTTTGAAGAGGATTCATTTGACATCCCTGACAACCCACCCGCAAATCTTCACACCAAcataaatgtatttgaaaactacGAGGCAAGCAAGGCTTACAGCAGCATTGATGAGTACTTCTGGGGGAAAGCTCCTTCTACTGGAGATCTCTATGTGATTGTATTTGAAAAgcctattaaaatcaataaaattaaAGTTATCACTGGAACAGAAGACCGTCAAAATGACATCTTGCATCACGGAGCCCTGGAAGTTGGGGAAAAGATTGTAGGGAGCAAAAAAGGGAGGCAATGCACTACTTACTTGAGACTAGGGGAGttcaaaaatggaaattttgaaatgacagATGTGGAACACAAAGTTCTGTTTGATATTAACTGCATGAGAATACTTGTTACCAAAAGTCAAAAGGAATGGCTGATCATTAGGAGCATTAGCATTTGGACTTCTCAGCCACCAAATCAATAA